The Streptococcus sanguinis genome contains the following window.
GCAAAATCAGCATAGCATCAAAGAAATGATAGGAAGCTGTCGTATCAATCTGTGACAGCTCACTAATCAAGGTTTCTAGCTGCTTTTGATACTTCTCTTCGCTACCCTTGACCATAATAACAGGCGTCTGACTCTCGACCTTGTTATAAAGCGACGGATTATTGACACTGACATCTCCTTCAATAGTTGGCCAAATAGTAATGAACTCTTTCATCTTGGCAGCGGCCTTTTTATCATCGCCGCTTCGAAGAGACTCAAGGCCTCCTCTAGGAGCTTAATCCCATCTTTCAGAGTCAGATTGCCAGCAGTTTCTTGGATTTTTTCTCCTTTGACAAAATTATCAATGGCAGTTTTCAAATCATCAAATGAAGACTGAATCATGTCAAAGTCAGTAGGCTCCGTCTCAATGGCGCTGCGCAGGAATGAAATAGCTGTTTCTACCTTGCCGTAATGAGCTGTGCTGTTGTCTCGGACCACGCTTTCATTGGTGGTCCAGGTGCTATTCATCTTCTTGTATGCTTCTCGAGTCGCTTCTAAATCCTTAGCACTAATAGCCTTTTGTAGATTTTCAAATTTTGGCTCTAGCTTACTGAGAAGCTTCTTTTTCTCGGCCTCTAAGTCGACTGGATTCTGCTCTTTCTCAAATTTCAAGAGGGCAGAAGAGATCTGTGTCAGTTTCTCCTCCGTCACCTGACCCGATAAGTCTAGTGCCTTGCTTACCTCTTGTCCCGCTGCAGAGTCGTGATTAGCCACCTTTTCAAAGTCAGTCTTGATTTCTCCAACTAGCTGCTTGGCTTTTTCCTGATCATTCTGCTTGACTGCAGTACTGGCATCAGTGATTTTGACGAATAAACTGCTGTAGTTCTCGTCCGCTAAAACTGGCTTAGCCAAAAAGATCAGCAAGAGACCTAAGACAAATAGGCTTTTATTCAAATAATTTTTGACCAAGGTACTCTCCTTTTTTCACTCCACCAAAGCAAGCAAACAAGCCACTGCCGACATGTGTGACGTACTCATTCATCTTATCTTGAGCGCCTAGATTGGTCTGAACTTTGACAAAGCTGTCTGGATCTTTTTGGAAAGATAGAAAGAGCAAGCCAGTGTCAAACTGACCAGTACTTTCATCAATCCCATCCGAGTACGAGTAAGACCGGCGGTATATAGGCTTATCAACCTCCTTGGCCAGACGGACATGTGAATCCTCTGGCAGCAAGTCTAAGTCAACCTCGTCAAACTCGTCTTTCTTGCCAAAAGGCGCTCCGCTTTCCTTGTAGCGGCCAAAAGTATTTTCTTGCTCCTGCAGATTGGTCCGATCCCAGGTCTCAAGGAACATCTGGATTCGGCGGACAGCCATGTAAGAGCCACCCTGCATCCAGTCCTTGCTGTCGCACCAAATGACCTTATCGAAGTCTTTTTCCTTGGTCACATTGGCCGTGCCGTCCTTAAATCCAAAGAGATTACGAGGCGTTGACATCCGGTCTCCGATAGCTGCAAAGCCTGACTGACTCCACTTCATGGTGATGGCATTTCTGCCCTTGCGGACCAGATTGCGGACCGCATGAAAGGCTACCTGCTCATCATCTGCGCAGGCTTGGATGACAATATCGCCACCCGTATATTTTTCTTTGAGTTGCTCCTTTGGAAAAGGCGGCAAATCCCGAAAAGCCTTAGGTCGTTTGTCTGACAAGCCCATTTTTTTCAGAAAATCGGCTGAGACACCAAAGGTCAAGGTCAGTCGATAAGGGTTGAGACCGACAGTTTCTCCAGTATCTGTTGGCGGCAAAAGAGCATTTGAATTATCTTTTTTGACTAATTCTCCATCGACTAGCTTCTCGCTATAGGCTGTCCAGTCCTTGAAGAGCTGGATAATGGTCTCCCTATCTGTCGTATGCAAATCCAGAATAACAAAGTAGATATTTTTCTGCATGGGAGTTGTAATACCCGCCTGATGCTCTCCATAGAAGCTGATTTCTTCCTCACCGTCAGCGAATTTCTTATCTTCCTTCGCCTGATTAGCGAAAAAAGCAGATGCACCAGAGACACCCAGTGCAAGACCAGCGCCTCCAATCCCTGCTTTTTTAAGAAATTCACGACGATCCATCTTTTTATTAAACCATTTTTCGTCGTTTGTCATATCTTTATTCCCCGTCTAGAATGACTCCCATTTGTGAAAGAGGCTCACCCAGTTTTGTTACAGCTTCCGCCAGCTCCTTGGTGTCTTCTTTTGTCAATTCTGTATAGAGCTTGTAGTTTTCAGAGTCGGTCATGTGCTTATCTAGGAGACTATTGACGTTCTTAAACTCAAGTTCCAAGGTCTTGACAAGCTTCTCGTCCTTGTCTTGAATCAATGGCTTGAAGAGCTCAAAAATCTTTTCTGCCCCTTCAATATTGGCTCGGAAATCATAGAGATCTGTATGGGAGAATACTTCTTCCTCGCCTGTAATCTTGCTGGTCGCCACTTCATTGAGCAAGTCAACAGCGCCTGTCAGCATCATATCTGGCGTCACTTCAACCGTTGCGATTTTAGCCTTTAGCTCCTTGATATCGTTAACCAGCTGATCGGCATAGCTTTCAGTGCCCTTGGTTGTATTTTGCTCCCACATGATTTTTCAATGCGGTGGAAACCAGACCAGCCTTCTTCGGTCTTGTTTTCGTCTACATAGTCGACTAAGCGGAAGTCAATTTTAACATCTGATTCACCAAAGCTCTCAGCAATCGGCTCCGAGCGCTCGTAGGCCATCCGGATAAGCGGATATTGCTTTTTAGCCTCATCAAGCTTTCCTTCTTTAAGGGTATCACGAAACTTCTCCGTATCTGTCAGGAGCTGATCGATTTGTCCTTGGACAAAGGTTTTGTAATCCGCTGTCGCCTTGTCCAATTCTTTCTGATTGACATGCGTTTGGCTGCTAGATGTTTGACTGCTTGAGCCAGTCTTATTTGTAGAATTGTTGGCTGCACAGCCAGTCAGTAAAATTGCCGTTGAAAATAGGACGATGCCAAGTTTTTTCATGGTGACTCCTTTGTTTTCTCTCTGATATGAGATTATTTCCTGTAAATTATACCAGTTTTTTTCTCATATTTCAAGAAATTGTCTGACAATTTAATCAAAAACTATATATTAAGACCACTAAAGCAGTGCTTCTTTGACTTTCCCAATCTCCGTCTTTTTCAGGACCAAATAAATCGTATCTCCCAGATAGAGGCGCGTGCTGCCATTGACTGTCTGAGTCTTGCCCTTGTGGATATTCATAGTAATCAAAACTCCATCTGGTAAGTTTAGCTCATGCACTTGCCGACCTGCAATCTTTTCAGAAACAGGGATTTCAATTAAAGTCGTATCTCCCTTGTCTTCGATACTGTCTGGCAACATTTTTTCCAGCATGGCCTCATAGACGGGCGCTCCTTTTAGCAAATCCATGATGATGTAAGCTGTCAGAGTGACCAGTCCCAGCGGCATGAGATTACTAATGTCTCCAACCATCTCTGTGACCAGAATCATGGCTGTTAGCGGAGCCTTGGAAATGGCGCCAAAATAACCACTCATGCCTAGGATAATGAAAATTGGAAATTGCTCCTGAGAAATCAAACCCAGCTGCAGACAGACTGCACCCATTGCTCCGCCAAGCAATGACCCCAGAGCTAGAATAGGCAGGAAAATCCCCCCCGGCAATCCACTCCCGTAACTTAACATACTCCAGACAAAACGCAGAGCAAAAAACAAGAGCAAGGTTCCTACAGTGTAATGACCAGCAGTCAAAGATAAAATCAACTGATTGCCCCCGCCCAACAAGTGTGGTAAGAAATAACCAATCGGAAGAATCAAGGCAAAGGCCAGAATAGGATAGTAGGCTTCTGACATCCCAAATATTCGGCCCAAAAACTGATAAACCAGCTGAATATTCAAAATAACTTTCTCATAAATAAAGCCTGACAAGCCCAGCAGCAAGCCCATGACTAGGTAGATCCAATACTGCTCCAGCCTCATGACTGGGATATTATCCGGCATATCCAGCACTGGCGTCAGTCCAAACATGGAGAGCGAGACAAAGTTAGCGACTAAACTAGCCGCCAGCGTAGAAACCCAGAAAAAACGTGAAAAATGACGGTAAACTTCTTCTACTACGAATAGCAGACCTGCGATTGGTGCATTAAAAGCTGCTGCTAAGCCTGCTGCCGCACCGCTAGCAATGAGCGCCCTCTCCTCAGCAGCACTTAAATTCAGAAATTTAGAGATGCCTTTGCCACTCATACCACCCAGCTGAATACTTGGCCCTTCTCGACCCAACATCAGACCGCTGGAAATGGCTAAAATCCCCAATACAAACTTCTTCCAGAGAACACTCCACCAAGAAAGCGACATCAGGCCTTTCAGCTCTGCTTCGACCTGCGGAATCCCCGACCCCTTGATATTTTTCTCCGACTTTACCAAGCGGGCATTGAGCAAGACAATGAAACAATAAAGCAATACCAAGGCCAGTAACCAAAGCAAAGATTGCTGACTCCTATGGTAGACATCCTGCACTAAATGAAAGATTTTTTCAATCAAAAAGCGAAAAATGCCTACTACTAGTCCAGCAAACATCCCAACTAAAACACCTCGCAAAACCTGGGAAATAATCGAATGAGTTGCGAAATTAAATTCTCTCTTGATGTCGTCCTCACGTGAGCTAACCTCTTTTGCCATTCCCAATCTCCTCTAAATAGTTACTTTACCAATATTCTAGCACAAAGCAGGCCTGATAAACAGATGAAATATAAATTTCTTATTTCAGCTTTCTTTTTAAAGACTCTACACAAAAAAGTCCGGGAATTGTCCCAGACTTAATTATTTTCTTATTTAGCGCGCAAAGCTGCTTGAGTAATGTAGTTGTATGGTTTGTTGAAGTGTGGCAGGAAGAAGAGATCCAGCAAGGCCAATTTATCAATTGTAACCTTTTCCTGAATGGCCAATGAGAACATGTGAATCCCCATAGACATATCTTCTCTAGAAACCATCTGAGCTCCAAGAACTACACGTGTATCTTTATCATAGACAATCTTAATTGTAACATCATGATGCTCAACCTTTTCAAGGAAGGTTGGTTTTTTGAGTATCTTTAAACTCAACTACTGCTGGGCTGTAACCAAAGCGTTTAGCTTTTTCTTCTGTCAGACCAGTTGAAACCATCTTCAGACCAAAGATTTCGATACCATTAGAACCTTGAACACCGTTAGATTCCAATTCATGACCACAAGCATTATGAGCTGCTACGATACCAGAGCGCAGGGCGTTAGAAGCCAAGGCAATGTAGTTTGTATCATTGATAGAATTATCGTAGACAGTCGCACAGTCACCGATTGCATAAACATCATTGATGCTAGTTTCTTGCTTCTTATCCACCAAGAAAGCACCATTGCGGAATGTTTCCAACTTGCCAGCACCAAGACCAGTGTTTGGACGGAAACCAACAGCAAGCACTACCATGTCAACATCATAGCTAGCCTTATCTGTTACAATGCGTTCTACCTTGCTTTCACCCTCAATAGCTTGAACAGTTTGACCGAAGGCTAATTGAACACCGTTGTCTTCAAGGTTTTGGCGCATCATATCAGACAAGTCGTGGTCATAGTAACCAGCCAAGCAAGTATCCACAACATCAATCAGAATCACTTCTTTACCAAGACGTTTGAAGGCTTCTGCCAACTCAACCCCAATATAACCAGCACCTACTACTGCCACACGTTCGATATGTTTGCTCTTGTCTTGCAATTTCTCGATAACATCTGCAGCATTTTGATACAATTTTACGAATTGCAGATTTTCTAAGGTTGATTTAAATTCGCGGCTGTTAGGATCAAACTCAGCACCTTTGATTGGCGGAAGAATTGGCTGAGAACCTGTAGCTAAAATCAATTTGTCATAAGACTCTACATGCTCTTTGCCATCAACGATAGCTGTAACTTTTTTCGCATCATAATCAATTGACTCAACTGGTGAATTCATATAAACTTTTGCGCCTTTTGCTTCAAAAGTTTCTTTGTCTGCATAAAAAAGTCCATCTGGCTTGCTGATTTGCTGTCCAATCCAAAGGGCCATTCCGCATGCCAAGAATGAAATGTTTGAGTTTTGGTCAAAAATAACTACTTCATTTTCTGCACCATAATTATCCAACATTGTATTAATACACGCTGTACCTGCGTGGTTTGCACCAACTACAACGATTTTACTCATAAGAATAGTCCTACCTTAATTTATAATTTACTAGACAAGTATATCATCTCCTGTGAGCGTTTACAAGAAATTTGCTCGAAATTTTCAAAAATTCTTAGACTCCCTAAAAAGCTGTACCACTGCAGTCTAAATGCTTCATAAAAACTACTTTTTTCCAAAGTTTTATTTTCTGAAAATATAACAAATTTAAGATTGTGAAACCGGTATCTTTTTGATATAATAAGGTCAGAGAGGTTAATTTTAGAAAGGTTGTGATAATGTGGACTTCGCTTCTCGCTCGCTTCATTTGATGGGAAGTACAATTTGTATCTCTCTCTATCATGAGCGGGCGGAAATACTCTTAGATGAGGCGGTCCAACTGCTTCATCTCTATAAAAATCGCTTCAGTGCCAATGATGAAGACTCTGAACTCATGACTATCAACCATTTGGCAGGATTTAAAAGTGTCTCAGTTCATCCAGAGCTTTTTGAGCTGATTGAGCTGGGAAAATATCACAGCCTAGCAGAAGGCAGCCACTTAAATATCACGATTGGCCCTCTAGTCCAGACCTGGCGGATAGGATTTTCAGACGCTCATCTCCCAAGTACGGAGGAGATTCAGCAAGCTCTGAGCTTAACCGACCCAAATTTGCTTGAGCTGAACCCAGAAGACCATAGTGTCTTTTTGGCTAAGAAAGGCATGAAGCTGGATTTAGGCGCCTTGGCTAAAGGATATATCGCTGATAAAATTAAGGACTATTTTCTGAGTCAGGGAGTGACTTCTGCTCTTATCAATCTCGGTGGCAATGTTCTGACGATTGGGAAAAATGCAGTCAGCCAGCGCGCCTGGCGAATTGGCATCCAAAATCCCAAGCAGCCTCGCGGCAAGCACTCAGCTATCTTAGCTGTCACCAATCAGTCAGTGGTCACATCAGGAATCTACGAGCGAACCCTTACAGTGGATGGGCAAAACTACCATCACATTCTGAATCGCAAAACAGGTTATCCTATCGAAAATCAATTGGCTAGTCTGACCATTGTTTCAGACAAGTCGGTAGATGGTGAAATCTGGACGACTCGCCTATTTGGTGAAAGTCCGACATCAATTCTGTCTCAGATTGAACATCAAACAGGGATTGAAGCATTGATTATCACCCAGGATAGTCAGCTCTTCTGTAGCTCAGGCCTTTTAGAGCAGATAATTCCTGCTTCTTAATTTTCAAAAGTGATAACTTTGTTGCCACACCAAGCGGTACCTCTATCGCCCTATCTTTTATAAACATGCTCATTAAAAAAACGCCCTCTCTTTCTTCTAGGTTTTACTTGCTTAAAGAAAAATAAATGCACACATGAGGGCACTGTATCTTAATTTCAGAAAGGAAATTCTATGTTAAAACTTATTGCAATTGTTGGAACAAATTCTAACCGTTCTACAAACCGGCAACTTCTTCAATATATGTCTAAGCACTTCGCTGACAAGGCTGAAATCGAGCTGGTTGAGATTAAAGATATCCCTATGTTTAATAAACCTGCTGATAGAAACGTACCTGAATTGGTATCAGAAATTGCCGAAAAAATCGATGCTGCGGATGGCGTACTTATTGGCACACCTGAATACGACCATTCTATCCCAGCTGTGCTCATGAATGCTCTGGCTTGGCTTTCTTACGGAATTTATCCACTGCTGAACAAACCTGTCATGATCACTGGTGCTTCTTATGGTACACTTGGCTCCTCTCGTGCCCAATTGCAGCTCCGTCAAATTTTGAACGCTCCAGAAATCAAGGCAACTGTTCTTCCAGATGAGTTCTTGCTTTCACATTCTCTTCAAGCTTTTGACCAAAGCGGAGACTTGGTAGATCTTGATGTTGTCAAAAAATTGGATGCTATCTTTGATGACTTCCGTATCTTTGTCAAAATCACCGAAAAATTGCGCAACGCACAAGAATTGCTTCGCAAAGATGCTGAAGAATTTAACTGGGAAAAATTGTAAGATAGGAGACTGAAAGAATGAAATTTGTTGGAATTGTAGGATCAAACTACGAACAATCATATAACCGAAAATTATTGGAATTCATCCGCCGTCAGTTCAAAATTAAATTTGAATTGGAAGTCTTAGAAATCGATGAAGTCCCAATGTTTAACCAAGATGAAAAATGGGATGAAAGCTTCCAATTGCGTTATTTGTATAACAAAATCACACGTGCAGATGGTGTCATCATCGCAACCCCTGAGCACAATCATACTATCAGCGCTCCTTTGAAGAGTGTCTTAGAATGGCTCTCCTACGAGGTTCATCCTTTCGAAAGCAAGCCTGTCATGATTGTCGGTGCTTCTTACTACGACCAAGGAACATCTCGTGCTCAAGTTCACCTGCGTAAAATCCTAGATGCTCCTGGCGTCAATGCTTATACCCTTCCAGGCAATGAGTTCTTGCTGGGCAAAGCCAAGGAAGCTTTTGACAATGATGGTAATATCACCAACGAAGGAACTGTGAATTTCCTTGAAACATGCTTAGATAACTTTATCAAATATGTAGAGGTCGTTTCAAAATTGAAAAAACCAAAACCAATTGAACCTGAAGACTTAGACTGCGGAAAGCCAATCGCTACGACAATTACAGAAGTTGATCCAGATGATCCAGAATGGGTGGAAAAAGTCGCTGAAATCACTGGCGCTGTTTCAGGCGATACTTATGTCAAACTTGACCATGGTATCTTGACCGTTAATCAAATTGATATGTTCTTGAAAGCTATGCCGTTTGAATTGACATACGCTGACGATAACAACCAATTCCTCTACTACAACAACGCCCACCAAGACCCAGACACCATGTTTGCCAAACGCGTGCCACCTCAATCAGGTAGCCGCATGTCAACCGTTCATGGTTCTCTCCCACCAGCTCGGATGAAAAATGTAGAGTGGGTTATCGGAACACTTCGCAACGGAAACCAAGAATACGTACGTACAATCGTCCCAGGTTCACCTGCAGGCGTTATCAATACCCACAACTACCAAGCTATGTACTATCCTGACGGATCATACGCAGGTATCAATGAAATCGTCTTTAATTTCCAACCATGGCTCGACTGGTACTTAAAAGAAACTGGTCAACGTTTGGTTGGAGGCAGCGGACCATTCGCTCCTGCTGCTGGAGGCCATGGAGACGCAGATGCTACTTCTGGTGCTTCTGATGCTGGAGGCGAAGGAGCTGACGCGACATCAGGTGCTAGCGTTTAATCACATTACAAACTAAAAAGAGAGTGGGACAGAAATCGGGAATTCGTTAGAATTCGATTTCGTCGTCCCACCTCCGCACAGTTGAGTAGGGCTGTAAAAGCTGATGAAATCAGCGTAGTAGAGCCCACTCAACCACTGCGTCTTGCTCGACAATCCAAAGACAATTGAGAGGCTAGGACTTTTGTCCCAGCCTCTTTTTTGCTTTATTTCATTTCTTTGAAAGCTGCTTCTGCATCAGCATTACTGATAGCCCCAAACTGGATTTTACCGATTTTCCCTTGACCGTCAATAAGGATTTCAGTCGGGATACTGCGGATCTGATAGGCTTGGAAAATTTCTCCTGAAGTATCAAATAGAACTGGTACATCTTTATAACCTTGTTCTTGATACCATTTTGGAAATTCCTCGACTGACTTCTCTCCTTGGAGACCTGGTGCTACAACTGTCAAGATTTCAAAATCACGATCTGTTTTACCAGCCAATTCGACCAATTCTGGCATACTCTTCTTACAAGGTCCACACCAAGAAGCCCAGAATTTTAGATAAACTTTCTTGCCTTTATAGTCAGAAAGTTTGACTGTTTTTCCATCCATAGACTGCAGAGTAAAGTCTGGCGCCTCTTGACCGACAGCTGCTTGGGCGACTGTACTTGTCTGAGTGGTTTCACTAGACGAGCTGCTGGTTGTGGGCATAGTCATAGGCTTATCCTCCTGCTCCGAGCAGGCTGCCAAAAAGGCTACAGCTGACACAGTTGCTAATAATGTAACGATTTTTTTCATATTTCTTTCTCCTTTTACCCAAAAAGTCCAGACAGGGCGTTGAGCTGTCCTAGCA
Protein-coding sequences here:
- the efeB gene encoding deferrochelatase/peroxidase EfeB, with the translated sequence MTNDEKWFNKKMDRREFLKKAGIGGAGLALGVSGASAFFANQAKEDKKFADGEEEISFYGEHQAGITTPMQKNIYFVILDLHTTDRETIIQLFKDWTAYSEKLVDGELVKKDNSNALLPPTDTGETVGLNPYRLTLTFGVSADFLKKMGLSDKRPKAFRDLPPFPKEQLKEKYTGGDIVIQACADDEQVAFHAVRNLVRKGRNAITMKWSQSGFAAIGDRMSTPRNLFGFKDGTANVTKEKDFDKVIWCDSKDWMQGGSYMAVRRIQMFLETWDRTNLQEQENTFGRYKESGAPFGKKDEFDEVDLDLLPEDSHVRLAKEVDKPIYRRSYSYSDGIDESTGQFDTGLLFLSFQKDPDSFVKVQTNLGAQDKMNEYVTHVGSGLFACFGGVKKGEYLGQKLFE
- a CDS encoding ClC family H(+)/Cl(-) exchange transporter, which codes for MAKEVSSREDDIKREFNFATHSIISQVLRGVLVGMFAGLVVGIFRFLIEKIFHLVQDVYHRSQQSLLWLLALVLLYCFIVLLNARLVKSEKNIKGSGIPQVEAELKGLMSLSWWSVLWKKFVLGILAISSGLMLGREGPSIQLGGMSGKGISKFLNLSAAEERALIASGAAAGLAAAFNAPIAGLLFVVEEVYRHFSRFFWVSTLAASLVANFVSLSMFGLTPVLDMPDNIPVMRLEQYWIYLVMGLLLGLSGFIYEKVILNIQLVYQFLGRIFGMSEAYYPILAFALILPIGYFLPHLLGGGNQLILSLTAGHYTVGTLLLFFALRFVWSMLSYGSGLPGGIFLPILALGSLLGGAMGAVCLQLGLISQEQFPIFIILGMSGYFGAISKAPLTAMILVTEMVGDISNLMPLGLVTLTAYIIMDLLKGAPVYEAMLEKMLPDSIEDKGDTTLIEIPVSEKIAGRQVHELNLPDGVLITMNIHKGKTQTVNGSTRLYLGDTIYLVLKKTEIGKVKEALL
- a CDS encoding FAD:protein FMN transferase; translated protein: MDFASRSLHLMGSTICISLYHERAEILLDEAVQLLHLYKNRFSANDEDSELMTINHLAGFKSVSVHPELFELIELGKYHSLAEGSHLNITIGPLVQTWRIGFSDAHLPSTEEIQQALSLTDPNLLELNPEDHSVFLAKKGMKLDLGALAKGYIADKIKDYFLSQGVTSALINLGGNVLTIGKNAVSQRAWRIGIQNPKQPRGKHSAILAVTNQSVVTSGIYERTLTVDGQNYHHILNRKTGYPIENQLASLTIVSDKSVDGEIWTTRLFGESPTSILSQIEHQTGIEALIITQDSQLFCSSGLLEQIIPAS
- a CDS encoding NAD(P)H-dependent oxidoreductase, giving the protein MLKLIAIVGTNSNRSTNRQLLQYMSKHFADKAEIELVEIKDIPMFNKPADRNVPELVSEIAEKIDAADGVLIGTPEYDHSIPAVLMNALAWLSYGIYPLLNKPVMITGASYGTLGSSRAQLQLRQILNAPEIKATVLPDEFLLSHSLQAFDQSGDLVDLDVVKKLDAIFDDFRIFVKITEKLRNAQELLRKDAEEFNWEKL
- a CDS encoding NADPH-dependent FMN reductase, translated to MKFVGIVGSNYEQSYNRKLLEFIRRQFKIKFELEVLEIDEVPMFNQDEKWDESFQLRYLYNKITRADGVIIATPEHNHTISAPLKSVLEWLSYEVHPFESKPVMIVGASYYDQGTSRAQVHLRKILDAPGVNAYTLPGNEFLLGKAKEAFDNDGNITNEGTVNFLETCLDNFIKYVEVVSKLKKPKPIEPEDLDCGKPIATTITEVDPDDPEWVEKVAEITGAVSGDTYVKLDHGILTVNQIDMFLKAMPFELTYADDNNQFLYYNNAHQDPDTMFAKRVPPQSGSRMSTVHGSLPPARMKNVEWVIGTLRNGNQEYVRTIVPGSPAGVINTHNYQAMYYPDGSYAGINEIVFNFQPWLDWYLKETGQRLVGGSGPFAPAAGGHGDADATSGASDAGGEGADATSGASV
- a CDS encoding redoxin domain-containing protein, which encodes MKKIVTLLATVSAVAFLAACSEQEDKPMTMPTTSSSSSETTQTSTVAQAAVGQEAPDFTLQSMDGKTVKLSDYKGKKVYLKFWASWCGPCKKSMPELVELAGKTDRDFEILTVVAPGLQGEKSVEEFPKWYQEQGYKDVPVLFDTSGEIFQAYQIRSIPTEILIDGQGKIGKIQFGAISNADAEAAFKEMK